The bacterium HR11 genome includes a region encoding these proteins:
- the trmD gene encoding tRNA (guanine-N(1)-)-methyltransferase, translated as MQFDVITLFPTFFETALQVGLIGKAVEAGLLRFRVHDLRQFGIGPHRQVDDVAYGGGAGMVLRPEPLVAAIEQARTETRSRVVVLSPQGRLWTQGLARQYARECDQIVLVCGRYEGIDERVTAYWADDEVSIGDYVLMGGEVAAWVVIESVARLVPGVVGNPESLAVESFEAGILDYPQYTRPAVFRGYAVPAVLRSGHHEAIERWRRLQALRKTLRNRPDLILAPRWTSPPAWWAWMAEWIEWVETILEKMYPSPRSEEAENAPDHRPD; from the coding sequence ATGCAATTCGACGTCATCACCCTTTTTCCGACCTTCTTTGAGACGGCCCTTCAAGTCGGTCTCATCGGGAAAGCCGTCGAAGCGGGCCTACTCCGATTTCGGGTTCACGACCTGCGGCAGTTTGGGATCGGACCCCACCGACAGGTCGACGACGTCGCCTACGGCGGTGGGGCCGGGATGGTCCTGCGTCCGGAACCCCTGGTGGCGGCCATCGAGCAAGCCCGGACGGAGACCCGGAGCCGGGTCGTCGTCCTGAGCCCCCAGGGCCGTCTGTGGACCCAGGGCCTGGCCCGCCAGTATGCGCGGGAATGTGATCAGATCGTCCTGGTCTGCGGTCGCTACGAGGGGATCGACGAACGGGTGACGGCCTATTGGGCCGACGACGAGGTCAGCATCGGCGACTACGTCCTGATGGGCGGAGAGGTCGCCGCCTGGGTCGTCATCGAGTCGGTGGCCCGTCTCGTGCCGGGCGTCGTCGGGAACCCCGAGTCCCTGGCCGTCGAGAGCTTCGAGGCGGGGATCCTGGACTATCCGCAGTACACGCGGCCGGCCGTCTTTCGGGGCTACGCCGTCCCGGCGGTCCTGCGGTCGGGCCATCACGAGGCGATCGAGCGGTGGCGCCGTCTACAGGCCCTTCGGAAGACGCTTCGCAACCGCCCCGACCTGATCCTGGCGCCCCGATGGACGTCGCCGCCCGCCTGGTGGGCCTGGATGGCCGAATGGATCGAATGGGTTGAAACGATCCTGGAAAAAATGTATCCTTCTCCCCGAAGCGAGGAGGCGGAAAATGCACCCGATCATCGCCCAGATTGA
- the rpsP gene encoding 30S ribosomal protein S16 produces the protein MLRIRLMRMGRRNRPFYRIVVMEARRPRETRYHEAIGYYDPIPTPSVVQLDLARYEYWLQRGAQPTDTVKNLARVARRMQTSATG, from the coding sequence ATGCTACGGATTCGCCTCATGCGGATGGGCCGTCGCAACCGGCCGTTCTATCGGATCGTCGTCATGGAAGCCCGGCGGCCTCGCGAGACCCGGTACCACGAGGCCATCGGTTACTACGACCCGATTCCGACGCCGTCCGTCGTTCAACTGGACTTGGCGCGCTATGAGTACTGGCTCCAACGGGGGGCTCAGCCGACAGACACGGTGAAGAACTTGGCCCGAGTGGCCCGTCGAATGCAGACTTCGGCGACCGGGTAG
- the rplS gene encoding 50S ribosomal protein L19 has protein sequence MHPIIAQIEASRLRTDLPDVRPGDQVRVHLRVMDRTQVFEGVVIARRGRGLSETITVRKVSYGVGVEKIIPLHAPVVEAIEIVRRGRVRRAKLYYLRTRVGKTSRLREKRETTRS, from the coding sequence ATGCACCCGATCATCGCCCAGATTGAGGCGAGCCGACTTCGGACGGACCTCCCCGACGTCCGCCCCGGCGACCAAGTGCGGGTCCACTTGCGCGTAATGGACCGGACGCAAGTCTTTGAAGGCGTCGTCATCGCCCGCCGGGGTCGGGGTCTGAGTGAGACGATCACCGTTCGAAAGGTCTCGTATGGCGTCGGCGTGGAAAAGATCATCCCCCTCCATGCCCCGGTCGTGGAAGCGATCGAAATCGTCCGGCGGGGCCGGGTCCGGCGGGCCAAGCTGTACTACCTGCGGACGCGCGTCGGCAAGACCTCGCGGCTACGGGAAAAACGGGAGACGACTCGTTCTTAG
- the gmk gene encoding Guanylate kinase: protein MHPRQATVVPAPSWIVVLSAPSGAGKTTVVRALLEREPQLQFAVSHTTRPPRPHEVHGQDYYFVTPDEFRDLIGQGAFVEWAVVHGHFYGTSQAELRRILEAGKTPLLDIDVQGAYQIQRRWPHGLFIMLLPPSWTVLEQRLRQRGDLTDEQVRRRIGQARREVRWAWMYDYWVVNDVLDEAVETIEAILWSHRHRPGVGPTPGRLPEIPE from the coding sequence ATGCATCCCCGGCAGGCGACCGTCGTCCCGGCCCCGTCCTGGATCGTCGTCCTCTCGGCCCCCTCCGGGGCCGGGAAGACGACCGTCGTGCGCGCCCTCTTGGAGCGGGAGCCCCAGCTCCAGTTCGCCGTATCTCACACGACCCGGCCGCCCCGCCCTCACGAGGTCCACGGTCAGGATTATTATTTTGTCACGCCGGACGAGTTTCGGGACCTCATCGGGCAGGGTGCCTTCGTCGAGTGGGCCGTCGTCCACGGGCACTTCTACGGGACGAGTCAAGCCGAGCTCCGCCGCATCCTGGAGGCCGGCAAGACCCCTCTGCTGGACATCGACGTGCAGGGGGCCTATCAGATTCAAAGGCGATGGCCCCACGGTCTGTTCATCATGCTCCTGCCGCCTTCCTGGACGGTCTTGGAACAGCGCCTCCGTCAACGGGGTGACCTGACGGACGAACAGGTCCGCCGCCGCATCGGACAGGCCCGCCGAGAGGTCCGGTGGGCCTGGATGTATGACTACTGGGTCGTCAACGACGTGCTGGACGAGGCCGTCGAGACGATCGAGGCCATCCTGTGGAGCCACCGGCACCGGCCGGGCGTCGGGCCGACCCCGGGACGGCTCCCGGAGATTCCGGAATGA
- the rimM gene encoding Ribosome maturation factor RimM, protein MPAEPAPPERTWVRIGQVRRPHGRRGALLVDLDEPGRLRHPWTWFSAIGPAGEVQTFHVRRVRPHGRGVLVEVEEIGSWEAAAALRGAVLYVTPEERVPLEADEYYNEDLLGCTVVDVRLGPIGTVVDVYDLGYQHLLALRGRTGRMVLVPFRKVFVTAVDVAAKVIQVDLPQGWLELYEGS, encoded by the coding sequence ATGCCGGCGGAGCCTGCTCCCCCTGAACGGACATGGGTCCGGATCGGCCAAGTCCGGCGGCCCCACGGCCGGCGGGGGGCACTCCTGGTGGACCTGGACGAGCCGGGTCGGCTTCGTCACCCGTGGACCTGGTTTTCCGCGATAGGGCCGGCCGGGGAAGTCCAAACGTTTCACGTCCGGCGGGTCCGACCCCACGGCCGCGGGGTCCTGGTCGAGGTCGAGGAGATCGGGAGTTGGGAGGCGGCGGCCGCCCTGCGGGGGGCGGTTCTCTACGTGACGCCCGAAGAGCGGGTCCCCCTGGAGGCAGACGAGTACTACAACGAGGACCTTCTCGGCTGTACGGTCGTCGACGTACGTCTGGGCCCCATCGGGACGGTCGTCGACGTCTACGACCTGGGCTATCAGCACTTGTTAGCCCTGCGGGGCCGCACGGGACGCATGGTCCTGGTCCCTTTCCGGAAGGTCTTCGTGACGGCCGTCGACGTGGCGGCCAAGGTCATCCAAGTCGACTTACCGCAGGGGTGGCTGGAGCTCTACGAGGGCTCGTGA
- the mgl gene encoding L-methionine gamma-lyase — translation MAGRPLHPPVWWSATFEFDRSEELVEAARAATRRFETGTPAEPIYTRWDNPTVRAVEEAVAALENGEDALAFASGMAAISTTLLAFLRQGDHVLALSTLYGGTVELLTDVLPRWGIRVTFADPDELTPDLIRETRPQVVYVESPTNPTLRVLPLRRIAEAAHQVGALAVIDNTFATPVLQQPLMFGFDLVVHSATKALGGHHDVMGGFVVGLRHWLRPIWDMRKLLGGVMDPMVAFMVHRGLKTLALRVFHQCETALQVARFLADHPRVRQVFYPGLPSHPDHTVARAQMRAFGTMVSFAYDGDMAATQALIDRLSVFHRAASLGGVDSLVTQPVTTSHLHVDDTIRQRLGIGPNLVRLSIGIEPAETLIADLRQALEAP, via the coding sequence ATGGCTGGACGTCCACTCCATCCACCCGTCTGGTGGTCGGCGACCTTCGAGTTCGACCGGTCCGAAGAACTCGTCGAGGCGGCCCGAGCGGCGACCCGACGGTTTGAGACAGGGACACCCGCCGAGCCGATCTATACTCGGTGGGACAACCCGACCGTCCGGGCCGTCGAGGAAGCCGTGGCGGCCCTCGAGAACGGCGAAGACGCCCTCGCCTTCGCCTCCGGTATGGCCGCCATCTCGACGACGCTGTTGGCTTTCCTCCGGCAGGGCGACCACGTCTTGGCCTTGAGCACCCTGTACGGCGGGACCGTCGAGCTCCTGACCGACGTCCTCCCCCGGTGGGGCATTCGGGTCACCTTCGCCGACCCCGACGAGCTGACGCCGGACCTGATCCGAGAGACCCGTCCGCAGGTCGTGTACGTCGAGTCGCCGACGAACCCGACCTTACGGGTTCTGCCACTCCGACGGATCGCTGAGGCGGCCCACCAGGTCGGCGCCCTGGCCGTCATCGACAACACGTTCGCCACGCCCGTCCTGCAACAGCCCCTCATGTTCGGCTTTGACTTAGTCGTCCACAGCGCCACGAAGGCCCTCGGCGGGCACCACGACGTGATGGGCGGCTTTGTCGTCGGCCTTCGTCACTGGCTCCGTCCGATATGGGACATGCGGAAGCTCCTGGGCGGCGTCATGGACCCTATGGTCGCCTTCATGGTCCACCGGGGCCTGAAGACCTTGGCCCTGCGGGTTTTCCACCAGTGCGAGACGGCCCTTCAGGTCGCCCGCTTCTTAGCCGACCACCCCCGTGTCCGGCAGGTCTTCTACCCCGGCCTGCCGTCGCATCCGGACCATACCGTCGCTCGGGCGCAGATGCGGGCCTTCGGCACGATGGTCAGCTTCGCTTATGACGGCGACATGGCGGCGACCCAGGCCCTGATCGACCGTCTCTCGGTCTTCCACCGGGCCGCCAGCCTGGGCGGCGTGGACTCGCTGGTGACCCAGCCAGTGACGACCTCTCATCTGCACGTCGACGATACGATCCGACAGCGTCTCGGGATCGGTCCCAACCTGGTACGGCTGTCCATCGGCATCGAGCCGGCCGAAACGCTGATCGCCGACCTCCGCCAAGCCCTGGAGGCCCCGTAA
- the thrB_2 gene encoding Homoserine kinase, with protein MKLEVPHYIRVPASVGNVGPGFDALGLALQFHLTVFVEPASEWQVTVEGESVEDLAADETNRVVQMARLAAERWKVQLPPLRVEIFNEIPVQRGLGGSGASALAGFALASLFRRAQTQTQDYLNLAAEVEGHLDNVAASLLGGLVACYYASDGRLYALSGRVPRPVHVLSLWPPWKMETAKMRRVLPETYPRDVVVRQLQRVTAILAYWQEHDDVPPKDFFYDEVHQPYRLEKMPEVRRVIDLASSMGLPALLSGAGPAVAVLTTDAAAATALLERLARERTYRSWSWRFVRVDRRGLVVRPYRPLMKKRLLEAIQTSRPVTDTKVPAA; from the coding sequence ATGAAGCTGGAAGTCCCGCATTACATTCGAGTCCCGGCCAGCGTCGGGAACGTCGGACCCGGCTTTGACGCCCTGGGGTTAGCCCTGCAGTTTCACCTGACGGTCTTCGTCGAGCCGGCCTCTGAGTGGCAGGTCACCGTCGAGGGCGAGTCGGTCGAAGACCTGGCGGCCGACGAGACGAATCGAGTCGTCCAGATGGCCCGTCTGGCGGCGGAACGCTGGAAGGTCCAGCTCCCGCCGCTTCGGGTCGAGATTTTCAACGAGATCCCCGTCCAGCGGGGCTTGGGCGGGAGTGGCGCATCGGCCCTGGCCGGATTCGCCCTGGCGAGCCTGTTCCGACGAGCCCAGACCCAGACTCAGGACTACCTGAACCTGGCCGCTGAGGTCGAGGGCCATCTGGATAATGTGGCGGCGTCTCTCTTGGGCGGTCTGGTCGCCTGCTACTATGCCTCGGACGGTCGGCTGTATGCGCTGTCCGGTCGCGTGCCCCGGCCCGTCCACGTGTTAAGTCTGTGGCCCCCGTGGAAGATGGAAACGGCGAAGATGCGGCGGGTCCTGCCGGAGACGTATCCCCGGGACGTCGTCGTCCGCCAGCTTCAGCGGGTCACGGCCATCCTGGCCTACTGGCAGGAGCATGACGACGTGCCCCCGAAGGACTTCTTCTACGACGAGGTCCACCAGCCGTATCGGCTGGAAAAGATGCCGGAGGTCCGGCGGGTCATCGACCTGGCTTCTTCGATGGGCCTGCCCGCCCTTCTGTCGGGGGCCGGGCCGGCCGTCGCCGTCCTGACGACAGACGCCGCCGCGGCGACGGCGCTCCTGGAGAGACTCGCCCGCGAGCGGACTTATCGGTCCTGGTCGTGGCGCTTCGTGCGTGTAGACCGCCGGGGCCTGGTCGTCCGGCCCTACCGGCCCCTCATGAAGAAACGCCTCCTGGAGGCCATCCAGACGTCTCGGCCCGTCACCGACACGAAGGTCCCGGCGGCCTGA
- the nfdA gene encoding N-substituted formamide deformylase — MHRWILGFLSLGGLMVAAGGPDRHLLPPPADVLLVGGRVYPLWPTPDAVVSAVAIRQGRIAALGSDEELRAWRGPRTRVIDLRGATVLPGLTDAHVHLAGLGRLRRQLVLTGTQSKAEVLQKLQDYARKHPDLSWIVGRGWDQNDWPDPHMPDRADLDRVVPDRPVYLTRIDGHAAWVNTKALERAGIGPATPDPPGGRILRRPDGSPTGVLLDRAAELVQRVMPEPTVEDLMADLEAGARACVEAGLTEVHDAGVSPATWTAYVRLVEQGRLPIRVYVMAMYRSGLDEQLLTEGPIVGLGDGRLTLRAIKVISDGALGSRGAALLEPYADEPDSTGLLLVEPDELVRLARRALEAGVQLAVHAIGDRANRMVLDAFETAFRERPCGDCRFRIEHAQVVHPQDIPRLARLGVVPSMQPTHATSDMPWAPARLGPDRLKGAYAWRSILQTGAKIAGGSDAPVEEISPLLGLYAAVTRQDLQGRPDGGWLPEERVTPLEALRMFTEWAAYAAFEEIWRGTLRPGTWADLTVLDGDPLRVESRQILRLRVRWTMVGGHIVEAKGE; from the coding sequence ATGCACCGATGGATCCTGGGATTCCTGAGTTTGGGAGGTCTCATGGTCGCCGCCGGAGGACCGGATCGGCATCTGCTCCCGCCGCCGGCCGACGTCCTGCTGGTCGGCGGGCGGGTCTATCCCCTGTGGCCGACGCCGGACGCCGTCGTCTCGGCCGTCGCCATCCGGCAGGGCCGGATCGCCGCCCTCGGGTCGGACGAAGAGCTCCGGGCCTGGCGGGGCCCCCGGACCCGGGTCATCGACCTGCGGGGGGCGACCGTCCTGCCGGGCCTGACGGATGCCCACGTGCACTTGGCCGGCCTGGGACGCCTGCGGCGGCAACTCGTCCTGACGGGCACGCAAAGTAAAGCAGAGGTCCTGCAGAAGCTCCAAGACTATGCCCGAAAGCACCCGGACCTCTCCTGGATCGTCGGCCGCGGCTGGGACCAGAACGACTGGCCGGACCCCCACATGCCGGACCGGGCCGACCTCGACCGGGTCGTCCCGGACCGGCCCGTGTACTTGACCCGCATCGACGGCCATGCCGCCTGGGTCAACACGAAGGCCCTCGAGCGGGCCGGCATCGGCCCGGCCACGCCGGATCCCCCGGGCGGCCGCATCCTGCGGCGGCCCGACGGGAGTCCGACGGGCGTCCTCCTCGACCGGGCGGCCGAGCTGGTCCAGCGGGTCATGCCGGAGCCGACGGTCGAAGACCTGATGGCCGACCTGGAGGCCGGCGCCCGGGCCTGCGTCGAGGCGGGCCTTACGGAGGTCCACGACGCCGGGGTCTCACCGGCGACCTGGACGGCTTACGTACGGCTGGTCGAGCAGGGCCGCCTGCCGATCCGGGTCTACGTGATGGCGATGTACCGCTCGGGGCTGGACGAACAGCTCCTGACCGAGGGACCCATCGTCGGGCTCGGCGACGGTCGCCTGACGCTTCGGGCCATCAAGGTCATCTCGGACGGGGCCCTGGGCTCCCGAGGGGCGGCCCTGCTGGAGCCCTATGCGGACGAACCGGACTCGACGGGTCTCCTGCTGGTCGAGCCCGACGAGCTCGTCCGGCTGGCCCGCCGGGCCCTGGAGGCCGGGGTCCAACTGGCCGTGCACGCCATCGGGGACCGGGCCAACCGCATGGTCCTGGACGCCTTCGAGACCGCCTTTCGGGAAAGACCTTGCGGGGACTGCCGCTTCCGCATCGAGCACGCCCAGGTCGTTCATCCCCAGGACATCCCGCGCCTGGCCCGGCTCGGCGTCGTCCCGTCCATGCAACCGACCCATGCGACGTCGGACATGCCGTGGGCGCCGGCCCGCCTGGGGCCCGATCGGCTGAAGGGGGCCTACGCCTGGCGGTCGATCCTGCAGACCGGCGCGAAGATCGCCGGGGGTTCGGACGCGCCCGTCGAGGAGATCTCTCCACTGCTGGGCCTCTATGCGGCCGTCACCCGACAGGACCTGCAGGGCCGGCCCGACGGCGGCTGGCTTCCCGAGGAACGCGTCACGCCCCTGGAAGCCCTTCGGATGTTTACCGAATGGGCCGCTTACGCGGCCTTCGAGGAAATCTGGCGGGGCACGCTCCGGCCGGGGACCTGGGCGGACCTGACGGTCCTGGACGGAGACCCCCTGCGGGTCGAGTCTCGACAGATACTCCGCCTGCGGGTCCGATGGACGATGGTCGGGGGCCATATCGTTGAAGCGAAGGGCGAATAG
- the bepA_7 gene encoding Beta-barrel assembly-enhancing protease: MPITSTQRVKLLQQADDLYQKGKYDKAIPLFEKLIEAEPRDIASRQRLIDCYEKLNQKEKALAALSDLADFYIQDGRIVHAVATLRRALKLEPTHVEVMHRLADLLIQQNNLVEAKNLLLTLAEQYGRLNRLTKVLEVLNRLVEIGPQDLRLLQRRAHVKAELGRHAEALEEYRSIAEAYLEAGAPQEAIQVIEQGLRYVPNHPTLTDLLIRAYVQAGAYSSAIALIERLPERQYDHLLWLTQAYHAVGQPAQAVQTLLEALRMAPERPDAYGLLVELATPEHWDDVQRWLHPFLTRCMDKGQYDVAWGLLERALQKSPTDPVLLQDAVQLLSTHHQSTRILTLLDRAIEAHTRQGQWPDALRLVDQILAIDPDSYEYLEKRDYILKHMGGTPTEPVRRPESPPPAVEVPLSPALSPEVASLESPEDESDIQDYIQEQLTEADVFYRYGMVEKALQKLTAVLRQYPLARSAERVYQRCVQFLTSEERRPEALEVLLKYAEFLHYHKRFEDLQRVIEEVRAIQPDHPQIQVWLEKTTQAVAPEESEYLDISAEISELISADLQSYMTQDQDELQSVLSEVAFYVDQGLYAAAHELIVKSLRRWPNHLELEAWLQKVTERMTAAPGVPAEAAEAEEIEIQVELEEAPLPEPEAPVSAPALTQELPPALSPEFIESLLQPLEAPASAPAEPATPEEQPEAGVPAWTSEPTPEGEATVEPPSETPTVHPEELSAPPASTPARPIPVYVDEELGLEFEDLSADWEGDLLKTEAVLDTASEESWRVTLDQFRRKVEEVVPEEDASTHYHLGVAYMQMDLIEEAIAEFQKAARHRDYAIQAHIQLAECFARKGLPEAALRSLQRVLEMGGGAEEVLQEVKYMMAMLYEQMGELDRAYDLYIEVYSIDTRYRDVTERIQQLEVLRRQKPS; encoded by the coding sequence ATGCCCATTACGAGCACCCAACGGGTGAAGTTGCTTCAACAGGCCGATGACCTCTACCAAAAGGGCAAGTATGACAAGGCGATCCCCCTCTTCGAAAAGTTGATCGAGGCCGAACCTCGCGACATCGCCTCCCGTCAGCGGCTCATCGACTGCTACGAGAAGCTGAATCAGAAGGAAAAGGCCCTGGCGGCCCTCAGCGACCTGGCCGACTTTTACATCCAGGACGGCCGCATCGTCCATGCCGTGGCGACCCTCCGGCGGGCCCTCAAGCTGGAGCCGACCCACGTCGAGGTCATGCATCGGCTGGCCGACCTTCTGATCCAGCAAAACAACTTGGTCGAAGCCAAGAATCTGCTCTTGACCCTGGCGGAACAGTATGGCCGTCTGAACCGCCTGACGAAGGTCTTAGAAGTCCTCAACCGGCTCGTGGAGATCGGGCCGCAAGACCTTCGCTTGCTTCAGCGGCGAGCCCACGTAAAAGCCGAGCTTGGGCGCCACGCCGAGGCCTTGGAGGAATATCGGTCTATCGCCGAGGCCTATCTGGAGGCGGGTGCTCCTCAGGAGGCCATCCAGGTCATCGAGCAGGGTCTCCGGTATGTCCCGAACCATCCGACTCTCACGGACCTCCTGATTCGGGCCTACGTACAAGCCGGCGCTTATTCCTCGGCGATTGCCCTCATCGAGCGCCTGCCCGAGCGTCAGTACGACCACCTCCTGTGGCTGACGCAGGCCTATCACGCCGTCGGTCAGCCGGCCCAAGCGGTCCAGACCTTATTGGAAGCCCTACGCATGGCCCCGGAGCGGCCGGACGCTTACGGACTCCTCGTGGAGCTGGCTACGCCGGAGCACTGGGACGACGTCCAGCGATGGCTCCATCCCTTCCTGACCCGGTGCATGGACAAGGGCCAGTACGACGTGGCCTGGGGCCTGCTCGAGCGGGCCCTCCAGAAGAGCCCGACCGACCCCGTCCTCCTCCAAGACGCCGTCCAGCTCCTCAGTACCCATCACCAGAGCACTCGCATCCTGACGCTCCTGGACCGGGCCATCGAGGCCCACACCCGCCAGGGCCAATGGCCAGACGCCCTCCGGCTGGTCGATCAGATCCTGGCGATCGACCCGGATTCTTACGAGTACCTGGAAAAGCGGGACTACATCCTGAAGCACATGGGCGGTACCCCGACCGAGCCGGTCCGCCGACCCGAGAGTCCGCCGCCGGCCGTCGAGGTGCCCCTCAGCCCGGCGCTCTCACCGGAAGTCGCATCCCTGGAGTCGCCCGAAGACGAAAGTGACATTCAGGACTACATTCAGGAACAATTGACCGAGGCGGACGTCTTCTATCGGTACGGAATGGTCGAGAAGGCGCTCCAGAAGCTGACGGCCGTCCTCCGGCAGTATCCCCTGGCCCGTTCGGCTGAGCGGGTCTACCAGCGATGCGTTCAATTCCTGACCAGCGAGGAGCGCCGTCCCGAGGCCCTCGAAGTCCTCCTGAAGTACGCCGAGTTCCTTCACTACCACAAGCGCTTCGAGGACCTTCAACGAGTCATCGAAGAAGTCCGGGCGATCCAACCGGACCACCCCCAAATCCAGGTCTGGCTGGAAAAGACGACGCAGGCCGTCGCCCCCGAGGAGTCCGAGTACCTGGACATCTCGGCCGAGATCTCCGAGCTCATCTCGGCCGACCTCCAGTCTTACATGACTCAAGACCAAGACGAGCTCCAGAGCGTACTCTCCGAAGTCGCCTTCTACGTCGACCAGGGCCTCTATGCGGCCGCCCACGAGCTGATCGTCAAGAGCCTGCGTCGATGGCCCAACCACCTGGAGCTGGAAGCTTGGCTCCAGAAGGTCACCGAACGGATGACCGCCGCACCGGGGGTCCCGGCCGAGGCGGCGGAAGCCGAGGAAATCGAGATCCAAGTCGAGTTGGAAGAAGCCCCTCTTCCTGAACCCGAGGCCCCCGTGTCGGCCCCGGCCCTGACGCAGGAACTCCCGCCGGCCCTCTCGCCGGAGTTCATCGAAAGCCTTCTCCAGCCCCTGGAGGCGCCGGCGAGTGCCCCGGCCGAACCGGCGACGCCGGAAGAACAGCCCGAGGCCGGTGTCCCGGCGTGGACGTCCGAGCCGACGCCCGAAGGGGAGGCGACGGTCGAGCCGCCTTCGGAGACGCCGACCGTCCACCCGGAAGAGCTGTCCGCCCCGCCGGCTTCGACCCCGGCCCGACCCATCCCGGTCTACGTGGACGAAGAGCTGGGCCTCGAGTTTGAAGACCTCTCCGCTGACTGGGAGGGAGACCTCTTGAAGACCGAAGCCGTCCTGGATACGGCCTCGGAAGAGTCCTGGCGGGTCACCCTGGACCAGTTCCGCCGGAAGGTCGAGGAAGTCGTCCCCGAGGAGGACGCCTCGACCCACTATCATCTGGGCGTGGCCTACATGCAGATGGACCTCATCGAGGAGGCCATCGCCGAATTCCAGAAGGCGGCCCGGCATCGGGACTACGCCATTCAGGCGCACATCCAACTGGCCGAGTGCTTTGCCCGCAAGGGCCTCCCCGAGGCGGCCCTGCGGAGCTTGCAACGGGTCCTGGAGATGGGCGGCGGGGCCGAAGAGGTCTTGCAAGAAGTGA